One window of Methanogenium organophilum genomic DNA carries:
- a CDS encoding sodium-dependent transporter: protein MAERTMHWSSQRLFILAAIGSAIGFGNIWRFPYVAYDNGGGAFLIPYFIALFVAGIPLMLLELGIGNKTKAGAAQAFHDLVGRKKEWIGWLAVIVAFMIVAYYAVIIGWAVDYAFFSLDLAYGAGPESFFFNDFLAITSGPFELGAINMIIVGGLAIVWLWIYFSIFKGVHSVEKMVLVTVTVPWFLIILFVLNGFTLPGAMDGLVYYLMPDFGKLLDPNVWIAAFGQIFYTLSLAMAIMIAYASYLPEKVDITKSAITISLANCFTSIFAGLAVFTTLGFLAHQSGVAVSEVVTSGIGLAFVVYPAAIAQFPVFPQVLGILFFVMLVTLGVDSAFSLTEAVSTPIFDEKPHLNRSLVIGALCVILFIIGLFFTTGSGLYWLDIIDHYINTFMLLIIGILEAVVIGWIFGAERLREYLNGLSTWNMGSWYDICLKVIVPVILIVLLGLNVISEITEPYGGYDPLALAMGFTLVVVMGTLASYVIAWVIQLRRGEAQPD, encoded by the coding sequence ATGGCAGAACGAACAATGCATTGGAGCTCACAAAGGCTCTTTATTCTTGCAGCCATCGGGTCAGCAATCGGGTTCGGCAATATCTGGCGTTTCCCGTACGTCGCGTATGATAACGGTGGTGGGGCATTTCTAATTCCCTACTTCATCGCACTCTTCGTGGCAGGCATCCCCCTGATGCTCCTCGAACTGGGTATCGGTAATAAAACAAAGGCGGGTGCCGCACAGGCATTCCACGACCTCGTCGGCAGAAAGAAAGAATGGATCGGCTGGCTGGCCGTCATCGTCGCCTTCATGATCGTCGCGTATTATGCGGTCATCATCGGCTGGGCGGTTGATTATGCCTTTTTCTCCCTCGACCTCGCCTACGGCGCGGGCCCGGAATCATTCTTCTTCAATGACTTCCTTGCGATTACGAGCGGACCCTTCGAACTGGGGGCCATCAACATGATCATCGTGGGAGGACTCGCGATCGTCTGGCTCTGGATTTATTTCTCCATCTTCAAGGGCGTGCATTCCGTCGAAAAGATGGTACTCGTGACGGTCACCGTCCCGTGGTTCCTCATCATCCTTTTCGTCCTGAACGGGTTTACCCTCCCCGGTGCGATGGACGGGCTCGTCTACTATCTCATGCCCGACTTCGGGAAACTGCTTGACCCCAATGTCTGGATTGCGGCATTCGGCCAGATATTCTATACACTCTCACTGGCGATGGCTATTATGATCGCCTATGCCTCCTATCTCCCGGAGAAAGTGGACATCACCAAATCGGCCATCACAATCTCGCTTGCGAACTGTTTCACCTCCATCTTTGCAGGTCTTGCGGTCTTCACCACCCTCGGGTTCCTCGCACACCAGTCCGGTGTGGCGGTCTCTGAAGTGGTCACAAGCGGTATTGGGCTTGCCTTCGTCGTCTATCCGGCGGCCATCGCTCAGTTCCCGGTCTTCCCGCAGGTGCTTGGCATTCTCTTCTTCGTGATGCTTGTCACCCTCGGTGTCGACTCGGCATTCTCCCTTACAGAAGCGGTCTCCACGCCGATCTTCGATGAGAAGCCACACCTGAACAGGTCCCTGGTCATTGGGGCACTCTGTGTAATCCTCTTTATCATCGGCCTCTTCTTCACTACCGGAAGCGGGCTCTACTGGCTCGATATCATCGATCACTACATCAACACCTTCATGCTGCTGATCATTGGCATCTTGGAGGCCGTGGTCATCGGCTGGATATTCGGTGCCGAACGCCTGAGGGAATACCTGAACGGCCTCTCGACATGGAATATGGGTTCCTGGTATGATATCTGTCTGAAGGTAATCGTGCCCGTGATTCTTATCGTGCTCCTCGGGCTCAACGTAATTTCCGAGATCACCGAGCCCTACGGCGGATACGATCCCCTGGCACTCGCCATGGGATTCACCCTTGTTGTGGTAATGGGCACACTCGCATCCTACGTCATCGCCTGGGTGATCCAGTTGAGGCGCGGCGAGGCTCAACCAGACTGA
- a CDS encoding HisA/HisF-related TIM barrel protein: MDILLAIDIMDGFVVQGQSGNRSGYRPLDWGLVPDAEPAAYTAAMKPVYGYVADLDGVEGTGTDNEASVRACCHLLKKSYVNRGRRAYTVSEEDRNAGIFPVISTETGGKNLPKYHGGALTVDLKCDRVYPTGELPAAFLKTASDWDYDVCIVINLGSVGTESGLPTYLSEMRSAYEGTLFYGGGLASEEDLGRVAEAGYNGALVATAVHRHAIPLDAVQRGYYP, from the coding sequence ATGGATATTCTGCTTGCAATCGACATTATGGACGGCTTTGTAGTCCAGGGACAGTCCGGTAACCGCTCAGGCTACCGCCCCCTTGACTGGGGACTCGTGCCGGATGCAGAACCTGCCGCATATACTGCGGCGATGAAACCGGTCTATGGGTATGTGGCTGACCTCGATGGCGTGGAGGGTACAGGGACGGACAATGAAGCGTCTGTCCGGGCCTGCTGTCACCTTCTCAAAAAGAGTTATGTCAACCGTGGCCGCCGTGCATACACTGTAAGTGAAGAAGACCGCAATGCAGGTATTTTTCCGGTAATCTCCACTGAAACAGGCGGAAAGAACCTCCCCAAATATCATGGGGGGGCACTCACCGTTGACCTAAAGTGTGACCGTGTCTATCCAACAGGGGAATTACCGGCAGCATTCCTGAAGACCGCCAGTGACTGGGATTATGATGTCTGCATCGTAATCAACCTCGGCTCTGTGGGAACAGAAAGCGGACTGCCCACCTATCTTTCTGAGATGCGTTCCGCCTATGAAGGCACCCTCTTTTATGGCGGAGGTCTGGCCTCTGAGGAAGATCTTGGACGAGTGGCTGAAGCCGGGTATAATGGGGCACTGGTCGCAACGGCTGTTCACCGGCATGCCATCCCATTAGATGCCGTTCAGCGCGGATATTACCCATAA